A window from Cryptomeria japonica chromosome 1, Sugi_1.0, whole genome shotgun sequence encodes these proteins:
- the LOC131042888 gene encoding transcription initiation factor IIF subunit beta → MKPHNQNIEDYHRLCRERTNKSNTKTRQIQMIDSDRGGGYNPMQGMMDFSSFNSKDRKGAAATIKTQEMKRTRMDRNELENILFKLFERQSNWTMKQLITETDQPQQFIKEILTDLGNYNKRGANQGTYELKPEYKKTAEEMEMD, encoded by the exons ATGAAGCCTCACAATCAGAACATTGAAGACTATCATAGGTTGTGTCGTGAGAGAACAAACAAATCGAACACCAAGACCAGACAAATTCAG ATGATAGACAGTGACCGTGGAGGAGGCTACAATCCAATGCAAGGGATGATGGATTTTTCATCGTTTAATTCGAAG GATAGAAAGGGTGCTGCTGCAACAATTAAAACCCAAGAAATGAAAAGAACTAGAATGGACCGAAATGAGCTGGAGAACATTCTATTCAAGCTATTTGAGCGGCAATCTAACTGGACGATGAAACAACTTATAACAGAAACAGATCAGCCTCAG CAATTTATAAAGGAGATACTAACGGATCTTGGCAATTACAACAAAAGGGGTGCAAATCAAGGAACTTATGAACTAAAACCTGAATATAAGAAAACTGCTGAAGAGATGGAGATGGATTAG